The genomic segment TAAAATCACAGTGCTACTCTGCTGGGTCACATCGGATTTTGAACTGTATGGAGCTTTTGACCCCCTTGCAGACAAGGTTCGTCCGTTCAAATTTGTTTGTTCAGAAACAATTGCATAGAAATTCTACTCCTTTCACATGTGCTGAAAGCAAGCAACGTGCATTTTCTTACGCGATAAGTATATTTTGATAACTGGGCAGTCTTACATGCCAAGAATTATTGCTAGTTTGTTTGGTTGGCCTTACGTCTCAGAGAAATTGCCATGGAAGATGTGAATCAGTGTCGAAAATTCGAGATAATTGTTATTTGTTTGGTAATCTTCACTGAAGATTCCCGTTGGATTTTGCAGGCCCTCGCCATAAAAACTTGCAATCGCGTTTGTCAGTGGGTGAAAGATGTAGAAAACGAAATTTTCTTGCTGGGGGCAAGTCCTTTTTCATGGTGATGATGCTTACACCCATGTATCctagtctttttttttttgttcttgcGATATTTGGTCATTTCACCTTTGCGTAGATTTTTTATATGCTTTTTGAAGCATATTCTTGTATCGTAGTATCTTAACCTAAAAAACACCAAATGTAATTTTCTACTATATATGGCGTTCATAGTTAGCTATGGTGACTGGATTTTCTCCAATAATGAACCCTCAGTTTCAGCAAGTAGCGTCGTGAAACAAACTACGAAGGGATGccattataataaatcaatatTACAGATTTTATTTTTGATACCAAGTATTCCGATTTCATTGTTGTCCTGATTGGAAGATTCAAGATTCCCAACAGCTTATGTATTCTCAAGGGCTTGTCAAAGAATGAAAGTTAGAAAGTTATCTACCATGGTGGCACTTCTCATCTTCTTTTGCtcatgtcaaactgaaacttgTGATCAAGTTCTCATATAAAtacaaccaaaaaaaaaaaaaaccaatttaCAACTGAGAAGAACCGATCATTTCTTAAAGTCCTAAAAATCTgtcatatatatacacaaccgTTCAtgttgcaaaaatattttaacctaataccttatatttataataaaggTTATAATCTCCTCGAGTACAAGCATGAGCCATCAAACGTACAATGATTGCATATCCACCATCAGACAAAAATAGTTCGCCCCAATGGAGCACCATATAGAAGAAACAGTATATTCAGTACAACTAGAAGTTCCCAGATTACTAACTTCGCACAGAATCTAGACATATTATGAACACAAGGCTGCGCTGCCCTGATTTatgaaatcatcaaaactcCAACATGGTTGTGCTTCATAAAATAGTAAATCTGTTCTTCATCGTGATGCCAATGACCAGAAATTCAACAAAAAAGATGGTAAAGCGGCAAACCAGCTAAGGAAGGCCATGGCTGTGGCAGTTTCAAACTGTGTACAATGATTCTTTCCACACGCCCCAAGATCATTGCCAATTAGAACCGTGATGCCTGCAGATGCACAGGCTGCGGCAAATGTTAGGGTCGATGTCACCTGCAACAGTCAACAtgaaaaatcaaattaaaatcaaacttaACAAAGAAGAGTTATGTTTCATTTCATATCTTACTATTCCGCGAAGCAATTCGCATGAGCAGATTATTTTGTGATTCTATCATATTGCAGTTGGACATTCAAAAGCATCAATTCCATTAACTACTAAATCTAGCACATAAGCTTGTGCTATAAAGAGAGGATCTTAACACTAAATCGCTAATAGGGAGGGACAAGAGTTATCGTAATGAAGAACACCATAAATTGGCCCTCATCGTATTTCAACAAAATCAACCATTTCATAGCACAAACTGAATATTCATTGGATTTAACAAGAATGTTTTATACGGAACATCATTATTAGATGAGCAGCAAACTTACCCCATCACCAACAGCAAATAGGCTAACAACTCGAGAATTCTGCAAACGACGACCTACAAGAAGTGCGTAAGCATCAACAATGGATAGTATAAGGCTCCACATGCACTGCAAACCAGCAGCAGCAACCAGGTAGCTGAGAAGGGGAAAAAAGTACAAAAGTGAAGTCAATTTAAAGCCAAGATATATGAGACTAATCAAATCAGTGTCCTATATCTTCCCATGCCATATATCATTTCAAGAGCACTAGAGAAATGTTTCCTGGATGACACGTTATCATACATTAAGCAACAAGTGTTATATTAACTATTTTTGGTGCAAAGTATTTGCAGTGCAAATATATCCTACACAAAAAATAGTTATTGCAGGTTCATTTTACTTTTACATAGTTTAAATTAatcttataataattaaatgattCTGTGATATAAagatatgattttaaattatataattttctgttcacaatcaaaataattttattaataaattatataattttctgATTTCTAGGTGCACAGGCATTCTTTCGTGGTCACTGGTCAGGATTGTAGAGTTCTGCATTTCCTTGGGAACCACCGCTCCAGATAAAGAAGAATAGACAATGGAGCATAGAGCACTCTACGCACTTCCCTGTAtcattttccaaaaaatttGGCTCGGAGATTTTGAATATGTCCATTGCATTTGGCGTCACAAAATCAGATATGAAATAAACAAGCACATCAAACCTCAGATAGATTGTCAGTATGCATCTACACACCATGCAAAAAAACATCAAACCCAATTACCACAAAGAACAAGGAATGAACCATTTTTCCCCTAATCCAACGgcaaaattttcaaagaaaaagCTAACACCGATGCAGAGCAATGAGTATAGAGAATTTCAGCACGCTAATGTTAAAATAAACTCAATTGTTACTGAATATAACATTCAAACTC from the Primulina tabacum isolate GXHZ01 chromosome 8, ASM2559414v2, whole genome shotgun sequence genome contains:
- the LOC142553505 gene encoding CASP-like protein 5A2, which translates into the protein MNTSQGAVHPVEAPPPQTEGAANVPLPRVRMKDLQGMPGTVGGWVLRVCQFLFAAVALTVMATTTDFPSVTAFCYLVAAAGLQCMWSLILSIVDAYALLVGRRLQNSRVVSLFAVGDGVTSTLTFAAACASAGITVLIGNDLGACGKNHCTQFETATAMAFLSWFAALPSFLLNFWSLASR